A stretch of Crossiella cryophila DNA encodes these proteins:
- a CDS encoding Rieske (2Fe-2S) protein, whose translation MPVPELSGPSRRTVLCGLAAALLAPGALISACGPSAPTGAGKPGTGAPPAPGGALAALADIPVGKGAVVTGPNGPLLLVRASETEVKAFNAACPHAGTPVDAPVNGVVTCSNHGSQFDAKTGAKRKGPAETGLTPVPVKVADGQVLAA comes from the coding sequence GTGCCCGTTCCCGAGCTGTCAGGGCCCAGTCGACGCACCGTGCTGTGCGGACTGGCCGCCGCCCTGCTGGCCCCCGGCGCACTCATCTCGGCGTGCGGTCCCAGCGCGCCCACGGGTGCGGGCAAGCCGGGCACCGGCGCGCCACCCGCACCCGGCGGGGCCCTGGCCGCCCTGGCCGACATCCCGGTCGGCAAGGGCGCCGTGGTCACCGGACCCAACGGGCCACTGCTGCTCGTGCGGGCCTCCGAGACCGAGGTCAAGGCGTTCAACGCGGCCTGCCCGCACGCCGGCACCCCGGTCGACGCACCGGTCAACGGCGTGGTCACCTGCTCCAACCACGGCAGCCAGTTCGACGCCAAGACCGGGGCCAAACGGAAGGGTCCGGCCGAGACCGGACTCACCCCGGTCCCGGTCAAGGTGGCCGACGGCCAGGTCCTGGCCGCCTGA
- the rpe gene encoding ribulose-phosphate 3-epimerase, with product MIAPSILSADFARLAEETAAVRGADWLHVDVMDAHFVPNLTLGLPVVQSLLKATDIPIDCHLMIEDPDRWAIGYAEAGAYNVTVHVEAAKDPITLAKNLKAAGAKAGLSVKPGTPLEPYLEVLKHYDTLLVMSVEPGFGGQSFMPEVLDKVRTARRLVDTGHLTLVVEIDGGINDDTIEAAAEAGVDCFVAGSAVYGAQDPAAAVSALRAKAAAVRG from the coding sequence ATGATCGCGCCGTCGATCCTCTCCGCCGATTTCGCCCGTCTCGCCGAGGAGACCGCCGCCGTGCGCGGTGCCGACTGGCTGCACGTCGACGTGATGGACGCGCACTTCGTGCCGAACCTGACCCTCGGCCTGCCGGTCGTGCAATCCCTGCTCAAGGCCACCGACATCCCGATCGACTGCCACCTGATGATCGAGGACCCGGACCGGTGGGCCATCGGCTACGCCGAGGCCGGGGCCTACAACGTCACCGTGCACGTCGAAGCCGCCAAGGACCCCATCACCCTGGCCAAGAACCTCAAGGCCGCCGGTGCCAAGGCGGGGCTGTCGGTCAAGCCCGGCACCCCGCTGGAGCCCTACCTCGAGGTGCTCAAGCACTACGACACCCTCCTGGTGATGTCGGTCGAACCCGGCTTCGGCGGCCAGTCCTTCATGCCAGAGGTCCTGGACAAGGTGCGCACCGCCCGCCGCCTGGTCGACACCGGCCACCTCACCCTGGTGGTGGAGATCGACGGCGGCATCAACGACGACACCATCGAGGCCGCCGCCGAGGCCGGGGTGGACTGCTTCGTGGCCGGTTCCGCCGTCTATGGCGCGCAGGACCCGGCCGCCGCCGTCAGCGCGCTGCGCGCCAAGGCCGCCGCGGTCCGGGGATGA
- the ribH gene encoding 6,7-dimethyl-8-ribityllumazine synthase, translated as MSGAGRPEIEVPEAGGLSVAIAATRWHPEITDLLVERALVAAAKAGVPEPTVVRVAGAIELPVVCQELARRYDAVVALGVVIRGGTPHFEYVCDAVTDGLTRIALDESTPVGNGVLTCDTLEQALDRSGRPGSAEDKGFEACVAAIDTAVTLRELRGGK; from the coding sequence ATGAGCGGGGCAGGACGACCGGAGATCGAGGTCCCGGAGGCCGGCGGGCTCAGCGTGGCCATCGCCGCCACCCGCTGGCACCCGGAGATCACCGACCTGCTGGTCGAACGCGCACTGGTCGCCGCGGCCAAGGCCGGGGTGCCCGAACCCACCGTGGTCCGGGTCGCCGGGGCCATCGAACTGCCCGTGGTCTGCCAGGAACTGGCCCGCCGCTACGACGCCGTGGTCGCCCTCGGCGTGGTCATCCGCGGCGGCACCCCGCACTTCGAGTACGTCTGCGACGCCGTCACCGACGGCCTCACCCGGATCGCGCTGGACGAGTCCACCCCGGTCGGCAACGGCGTGCTCACCTGCGACACCCTCGAGCAGGCCCTGGACCGCTCCGGGCGGCCCGGCAGCGCAGAGGACAAGGGCTTCGAGGCCTGCGTGGCCGCCATCGACACCGCGGTGACCCTGCGCGAACTGCGGGGTGGAAAATGA
- a CDS encoding AfsR/SARP family transcriptional regulator, with protein MNIQVSVLGQLEVLRGGVAITPSPPKLRQVLALLAVSANSVVRVDELMAELWDGTPPPTATTTLQTYVSHLRKLFGATGRNAPESASVVLHTHRVGYSLTMPPGTLDVQRFTELAQRGRGELENGLLDEAAESLRGALAVWRGPALSDVDPGPVLRGHVARLAESRASVTDQRMEVELMLGRHHQLIGELTTLAEAHPTHEGLHTKLMLALHRSGRRSEALRVFQRLRATLVDRLGLEPGPELQRLHRTLLNGGDETEPAPPLTTQVRPAPSWAEPPAQLPPDLPSFVGRARELAEAEALLTAGPQSAPPVVSVVGPPGVGKSAFCTHVANRVRTRFPHGQLYADLAETEPEEALAGFLRAIRGPNTPLPTELRERSQLFRSWTVQRKVIVVLDNACSAAQIAPLVPSGQGCAVLVACRRRVPFRGAALTVDLAPLGAPESLELLRSVIGAPRVAQDPGSAQTLVELCGGLPLALLAAATRLTLRPHWSIGRLTDRLVSEDQRLRELASGKLDVRASVEANFRLLAGRYRTAFVRLGSLPGGPISVEQAALALKVDEEAAEAVLERLVEFQLAEVASAEPADHSAYFRYRFHPLMQLAARALAAAGVLDERPLGFPLLSAPGDR; from the coding sequence ATGAACATCCAAGTGTCCGTGCTCGGCCAGTTGGAGGTGCTGCGCGGCGGGGTTGCCATCACGCCGAGCCCACCAAAACTGCGTCAAGTGCTAGCTCTTCTCGCGGTCAGCGCGAACAGTGTCGTGCGCGTGGACGAGTTGATGGCCGAGCTGTGGGACGGAACCCCTCCGCCGACAGCCACCACCACCCTGCAGACCTACGTCTCCCACCTGCGCAAGCTGTTCGGGGCCACCGGTCGTAACGCCCCCGAATCCGCCTCCGTGGTGCTGCACACCCATCGCGTCGGCTATTCCCTGACGATGCCGCCGGGAACCCTGGACGTGCAGCGCTTCACCGAACTGGCCCAGCGCGGCCGCGGCGAACTGGAGAACGGCCTCCTGGACGAGGCGGCCGAATCGCTGCGTGGCGCGCTGGCGGTCTGGCGCGGCCCCGCGCTGTCGGATGTGGACCCGGGGCCGGTGCTGCGCGGGCACGTGGCGCGGCTGGCGGAGAGCCGGGCCAGCGTGACCGACCAGCGGATGGAGGTCGAGCTGATGCTCGGCCGCCACCACCAGCTCATCGGCGAGCTGACCACCCTGGCCGAGGCGCACCCCACGCACGAGGGCCTGCACACCAAGCTGATGCTGGCCCTGCACCGCTCCGGCCGCCGTTCCGAGGCGTTACGGGTCTTCCAGCGGCTGCGCGCCACCCTGGTGGACCGCCTGGGCCTGGAACCCGGTCCGGAGCTGCAACGGCTGCACCGCACCCTGCTCAACGGCGGCGACGAGACCGAACCCGCGCCGCCGCTGACCACCCAGGTCCGCCCGGCGCCCAGCTGGGCCGAACCGCCGGCGCAGCTCCCGCCGGACCTGCCCTCCTTCGTCGGCAGGGCCAGGGAACTCGCCGAGGCCGAGGCCCTGCTGACCGCCGGTCCGCAGAGCGCGCCGCCGGTGGTCTCGGTGGTAGGGCCGCCAGGGGTGGGCAAGTCGGCGTTCTGCACGCACGTGGCCAACCGGGTGCGCACCCGCTTCCCGCACGGCCAGCTCTACGCCGACCTGGCCGAGACCGAGCCGGAGGAGGCCCTGGCCGGTTTCCTGCGCGCCATCCGCGGCCCGAACACCCCGCTGCCGACCGAACTCCGCGAACGCAGTCAGCTCTTCCGCAGTTGGACGGTGCAGCGCAAGGTCATCGTGGTCCTGGACAACGCCTGCAGCGCCGCCCAGATCGCCCCCCTGGTGCCCAGCGGCCAGGGCTGTGCCGTGCTGGTCGCCTGCCGCCGCCGGGTCCCCTTCCGCGGCGCCGCCCTCACCGTCGACCTGGCCCCCCTTGGCGCCCCCGAATCCCTGGAACTGCTCCGCTCCGTGATCGGCGCGCCCCGGGTCGCCCAGGACCCCGGCTCCGCCCAGACCCTGGTCGAGCTGTGCGGCGGCCTGCCGCTGGCGTTGCTGGCCGCGGCCACCCGGCTGACCCTGCGGCCGCACTGGTCCATCGGCCGTCTCACCGATCGGCTGGTGTCGGAGGATCAGCGGCTGCGTGAGCTGGCGAGTGGGAAGCTCGATGTGCGCGCGAGCGTGGAGGCCAACTTCCGGCTGCTGGCGGGGCGGTATCGGACGGCGTTCGTGCGGCTGGGTTCGCTGCCGGGTGGGCCGATCTCGGTGGAGCAGGCCGCGCTGGCTTTGAAGGTGGATGAGGAGGCGGCGGAGGCGGTGCTGGAGAGGTTGGTCGAGTTCCAGCTAGCGGAGGTCGCTTCGGCTGAGCCGGCGGATCACAGTGCTTATTTCCGGTATCGGTTCCACCCGTTGATGCAGTTGGCGGCTCGGGCGCTGGCGGCGGCGGGGGTGCTGGACGAACGGCCGCTGGGGTTCCCGCTGCTGAGCGCTCCCGGCGACCGCTGA
- the ribD gene encoding bifunctional diaminohydroxyphosphoribosylaminopyrimidine deaminase/5-amino-6-(5-phosphoribosylamino)uracil reductase RibD, protein MSPQDRLPLVEAMRTAIAASTAVLGTTSPNPPVGAVILDVDGVVVGVGATQPAGGPHAEVMALREAGEKARGGCAVVTLEPCNHTGRTPPCVDGLLAAGVAEVHFAVADPNPKAAGGADRLRAHGVEVGSGLLEEQVRRGPLRAWLHYARTGRPHVTWKYAATLDGRVAAADSTSRWISSPESRAEVHQLRRQADAIMVGRGTVLADDPELTARAEDGSLADRQPLRVVVGAGDLPVGARVRNDLAETLHLRTHEPKMVLAELAARGVVDVLLEGGPRLAGAFVAAGLVDRVLLYLAPGLLGAGPAALAEAGVGTIADTVRLQFEEVGMSGPDVRISAVFPR, encoded by the coding sequence ATGAGCCCCCAGGACCGGCTGCCCCTGGTGGAGGCGATGCGCACGGCCATCGCCGCCAGCACCGCCGTGCTCGGCACCACCAGCCCCAACCCGCCGGTCGGCGCGGTCATCCTGGACGTCGACGGCGTCGTGGTCGGGGTGGGCGCCACCCAGCCGGCCGGTGGCCCGCACGCCGAGGTGATGGCCCTGCGCGAGGCGGGGGAGAAGGCCCGCGGCGGCTGCGCCGTGGTCACCCTCGAACCCTGCAACCACACCGGCCGCACCCCGCCCTGCGTCGACGGCCTCCTGGCGGCCGGGGTCGCCGAGGTGCACTTCGCCGTGGCCGACCCCAACCCCAAGGCCGCAGGTGGCGCGGACCGGTTGCGCGCGCACGGCGTCGAGGTCGGCTCCGGCCTCCTGGAAGAACAGGTCCGGCGCGGACCACTGCGCGCCTGGCTGCACTACGCCCGCACCGGACGCCCGCACGTCACCTGGAAGTACGCCGCCACCCTGGACGGGCGGGTCGCCGCCGCGGACAGCACCAGCCGCTGGATCAGCTCCCCGGAATCCAGGGCCGAGGTGCACCAGCTGCGCCGCCAGGCCGACGCGATCATGGTCGGCCGCGGCACCGTGCTCGCCGACGACCCCGAACTCACCGCCCGCGCCGAGGACGGCTCCCTCGCCGACCGGCAGCCCCTCCGGGTGGTCGTCGGGGCAGGGGATCTGCCGGTCGGCGCCCGGGTGCGCAACGATCTCGCCGAAACCCTGCACCTGCGCACCCACGAGCCCAAGATGGTGCTGGCCGAACTCGCCGCCCGCGGCGTGGTCGACGTGCTCCTGGAAGGCGGACCCCGCCTCGCCGGGGCCTTCGTCGCCGCCGGACTCGTCGACCGGGTGCTGCTCTACCTCGCCCCCGGCCTGCTCGGCGCCGGCCCGGCCGCGCTCGCCGAGGCCGGGGTGGGAACGATCGCGGACACCGTGCGGTTGCAGTTCGAAGAGGTCGGCATGAGCGGACCTGATGTGCGGATCAGCGCGGTCTTCCCGCGCTAG
- a CDS encoding bifunctional 3,4-dihydroxy-2-butanone-4-phosphate synthase/GTP cyclohydrolase II — protein sequence MTEFDTIEAAIADIAAGRPVIVVDDEGRENEGDIIFAAEKATPELIAFTVRYTSGYICVPLPEADCDRLDLPPMYHTNQDARGTAYTVTVDARTGVSTGISAADRAHTIRLLADADSTAADFNRPGHVVPLRAKEGGVLRRPGHTEAAVDLARLAGLRPAGVLCEVVSQKDDGDMARRDELEVFAAEHDLKLISIADLIAYRRRFEKQVQRVAEARIPTAHGEFRAVGYDSLLDGIEHVALVTGEIGDGEDVLVRVHSECLTGDVFASLRCDCGPQLDAALAAVAAEGRGVVLYMRGHEGRGIGLMHKLQAYQLQDAGADTVDANLALGQPADARDYGTGAQILSDLGIRSMRLLTNNPAKRVGLEGYGLRVADRVPMPIRPNPENLRYLRTKRDRMGHELYDLENLGAETGDRA from the coding sequence GTGACCGAATTCGACACCATCGAGGCAGCCATCGCCGACATCGCGGCGGGCCGTCCCGTCATCGTGGTCGACGACGAGGGCCGGGAGAACGAGGGCGACATCATCTTCGCCGCGGAGAAGGCCACCCCGGAACTGATCGCCTTCACCGTGCGCTACACCTCCGGCTACATCTGCGTGCCGCTGCCCGAGGCCGACTGCGACCGGCTCGACCTGCCGCCGATGTACCACACCAACCAGGACGCCCGCGGCACCGCCTACACCGTCACCGTGGACGCCCGCACCGGCGTCTCCACCGGCATCTCCGCCGCCGACCGGGCCCACACCATCCGGCTGCTCGCCGACGCCGACTCCACCGCCGCCGACTTCAACCGGCCCGGCCACGTGGTCCCGCTGCGCGCCAAGGAAGGCGGCGTGCTCCGCCGCCCCGGCCACACCGAAGCCGCCGTCGACCTGGCCCGCCTGGCCGGCCTCCGGCCCGCCGGGGTGCTGTGCGAGGTGGTCAGCCAGAAGGACGACGGCGACATGGCCCGCCGCGACGAACTCGAGGTCTTCGCCGCCGAACACGACCTCAAACTGATCAGCATCGCCGACCTCATCGCCTACCGGCGCCGCTTCGAGAAGCAGGTCCAGCGGGTCGCCGAAGCCCGTATCCCCACCGCGCACGGCGAATTCCGCGCCGTCGGCTACGACAGCCTCCTCGACGGCATCGAGCACGTGGCGCTGGTCACCGGCGAGATCGGCGACGGCGAGGACGTGCTCGTCAGGGTCCACTCCGAATGCCTCACCGGCGACGTGTTCGCCTCGCTGCGCTGCGACTGCGGACCCCAGCTGGACGCCGCGCTGGCCGCGGTCGCCGCCGAAGGCCGCGGCGTGGTGCTCTACATGCGCGGGCACGAGGGCCGCGGCATCGGCCTGATGCACAAACTCCAGGCCTACCAGCTCCAGGACGCCGGCGCGGACACCGTGGACGCCAACCTCGCCCTCGGTCAGCCAGCCGACGCCCGCGACTACGGCACCGGCGCGCAGATCCTCTCCGACCTGGGCATCCGCTCCATGCGGCTGCTCACCAACAACCCGGCCAAACGCGTCGGCCTGGAGGGCTACGGCCTGCGGGTGGCCGACCGGGTGCCGATGCCGATCCGGCCCAACCCGGAGAACCTGCGCTACCTGCGCACCAAACGCGACCGGATGGGCCACGAGCTGTACGACCTCGAGAACCTCGGGGCGGAGACGGGAGACCGGGCATGA
- a CDS encoding PH domain-containing protein produces the protein MAEQTKTKPAGSAAVVIRPHLIRIIGFTLAPILAIAFGSAGIFMRVTYTGAHFRISDQVAMVIVGLLLAAGALVLTRPRLIITEDGVDVRGFIARKQLAWTEILGISFPDKAYFAKLDLPHDEHYPALAIQSWDGPRAVKAIRILRARYAAARPE, from the coding sequence GTGGCTGAACAGACGAAGACGAAACCGGCCGGGTCGGCGGCCGTCGTCATCCGCCCGCACCTGATCCGGATCATCGGCTTCACCCTGGCCCCGATCCTGGCCATCGCCTTCGGCAGCGCCGGGATCTTCATGCGGGTCACCTACACCGGCGCGCACTTCCGGATCTCCGACCAGGTCGCCATGGTCATCGTCGGCCTGCTGCTGGCCGCGGGCGCCCTGGTGCTCACCCGGCCGCGGCTGATCATCACCGAGGACGGCGTGGACGTGCGCGGGTTCATCGCCCGCAAACAGCTGGCCTGGACCGAGATCCTGGGCATCTCCTTCCCGGACAAGGCCTACTTCGCCAAGCTCGACCTGCCGCACGACGAGCACTACCCGGCACTGGCCATCCAGTCCTGGGACGGCCCGCGCGCGGTCAAGGCGATCCGGATCCTGCGTGCCAGGTACGCGGCCGCGCGTCCGGAGTGA
- a CDS encoding alpha/beta fold hydrolase: MEIRLGELTFDVAVSGPADGPAVLLLHGFPQSHHCWDEVVEQLNASGYRTIAPDQRGYSPGARPAAVADYDIPLLAADAVGILDALDLPKAHIVGHDWGAIVAWNVAVRHPERALTLTALSVPHPAAFAWARENDPDQQRRSTYIDLFRTEGKAEDVLLAEDGERLKQTLTPPLSADQAAPHLALLGNRPALTGALNWYRAINPSLGDLGPSTVPTTYIWSTEDRALGRAGAQRCVQHVTGKYRFVEVEGLTHWIPEQAPKLVAEEIIKLATA; encoded by the coding sequence ATGGAGATCCGTCTCGGTGAGCTGACCTTCGACGTCGCCGTGTCCGGCCCGGCCGACGGGCCCGCGGTACTGCTGCTGCACGGCTTCCCCCAGTCGCACCACTGCTGGGACGAAGTCGTGGAGCAGCTCAACGCCAGCGGCTACCGCACCATCGCCCCCGACCAGCGCGGCTATTCCCCCGGCGCCCGCCCGGCCGCCGTCGCCGACTACGACATCCCGCTGCTGGCCGCCGACGCGGTCGGCATCCTGGACGCCCTCGACCTGCCCAAGGCGCACATCGTCGGCCACGACTGGGGCGCCATCGTGGCCTGGAACGTCGCCGTCCGGCACCCCGAGCGGGCGCTGACCCTGACCGCGCTGTCCGTGCCGCACCCGGCCGCCTTCGCCTGGGCCCGGGAGAACGACCCCGACCAGCAGCGGCGCTCCACCTACATCGACCTGTTCCGCACCGAGGGCAAGGCCGAGGACGTGCTGCTGGCCGAGGACGGCGAGCGGCTCAAGCAGACCCTCACCCCGCCGCTGAGCGCCGATCAGGCCGCCCCGCACCTGGCCCTGCTCGGCAACCGGCCCGCGCTCACCGGCGCGCTCAACTGGTACCGGGCGATCAACCCCAGCCTCGGCGACCTCGGCCCGTCCACCGTGCCCACCACCTACATCTGGAGCACCGAGGATCGCGCACTCGGACGAGCGGGTGCGCAGCGCTGCGTCCAGCACGTCACCGGCAAGTACCGGTTCGTCGAGGTCGAGGGCCTCACGCACTGGATTCCCGAACAGGCGCCGAAACTGGTGGCCGAGGAAATCATCAAGCTCGCCACCGCCTGA
- a CDS encoding riboflavin synthase yields the protein MFTGIVEERGHLVAVEQLTDAARITVAGPLVTSDAKHGDSIAVNGVCLTVVEATDGTFTADVMRETLQRSNLGKAAAGDPVNLERAAALGQRLGGHIMQGHVDGTGTIAAREPSEHWEIVRVGIPPALSRYLVEKGSVAIDGVSLTVVEVGADYFTVSLIPTTLDLTTLGIRQPGDQVNLEVDVLAKYVEKLASGAIEAATKETR from the coding sequence GTGTTCACCGGGATCGTGGAGGAACGAGGCCACCTCGTCGCCGTCGAGCAGCTCACCGACGCGGCGCGGATCACCGTGGCCGGACCGCTGGTCACCTCCGACGCCAAACACGGCGACTCGATCGCGGTCAACGGCGTCTGCCTGACCGTGGTCGAGGCCACCGACGGCACCTTCACCGCCGACGTCATGCGGGAAACCCTCCAGCGCAGCAACCTCGGCAAGGCCGCCGCAGGTGACCCGGTCAACCTGGAACGCGCCGCCGCGCTCGGCCAGCGCCTGGGCGGGCACATCATGCAGGGCCACGTCGACGGCACCGGCACCATCGCCGCCCGCGAACCCTCCGAGCACTGGGAGATCGTCCGGGTCGGCATCCCCCCGGCGCTGTCCCGCTACCTGGTGGAGAAGGGCTCGGTGGCCATCGACGGCGTCTCGCTCACCGTGGTCGAGGTCGGCGCCGACTACTTCACCGTCAGCCTCATCCCCACCACCCTCGACTTGACCACACTCGGTATCCGTCAGCCAGGAGACCAGGTCAACCTGGAAGTGGACGTGCTCGCGAAGTACGTCGAGAAGCTCGCCAGCGGGGCCATCGAGGCCGCTACCAAGGAGACCCGGTGA
- a CDS encoding PHP domain-containing protein, whose amino-acid sequence MLDRQVPDEALSPAELSRRSMLRRTGLLGAGLAAGSTVLGAAAGDAAASPAPPRGGYRWLAGDHHIHTQYSDDGKYRVIDQVRHAGAHGLDWVVITDHGGPVHAKLGVDKVNPDIVAARRDAGGTLVFQGLEWNIPAAEHGTVIVHPGRNEVAVLKEFETNYDGRTQNAGAPTPANEALAISGINFLADAMGRKRIEDVLFLANHPARKGLDSPHEIRGWRDAQPRIAVGMEGAPGHQAAGIPKPHGPGGARGYYDSSPGADSWPGYPLESYRTFGGFDWMTATVGGLWDSLLAEGKPWWITANSDSHSVYADTAVRGPNTDYNTHGKHADPVHGGKPDLNSGDFFPGYYSRTHVGARDHSYGAVMDAIRAGRVWVDHGALLAGLDVQLRTTDRWAQRTQSLGGVLHARRGTQLELVITIDQARLPNWACFIPKLARVDLIQGKVTGPATDRDTFTAPDTKVTQSFEVKTDGTLRITHQLGRLDQPFYLRLRGTDGNRQAVGPRGAAVDPHGPAMDVIGDADPWRDLWFYTNPIWALPW is encoded by the coding sequence GTGCTCGACCGACAGGTCCCGGACGAGGCGCTGAGCCCCGCCGAGCTGTCCCGGCGCTCGATGCTGCGCCGCACCGGACTGCTCGGCGCGGGCCTGGCCGCAGGCTCGACCGTGCTGGGGGCCGCCGCGGGTGACGCGGCGGCCTCCCCGGCGCCGCCGCGCGGCGGTTACCGGTGGCTGGCCGGGGATCACCACATCCACACCCAGTACAGCGACGACGGCAAGTACCGGGTGATCGACCAGGTCCGGCACGCCGGCGCGCACGGCCTGGACTGGGTGGTGATCACCGACCACGGCGGGCCGGTGCACGCCAAACTGGGCGTGGACAAGGTCAACCCGGACATCGTGGCCGCCCGCCGCGACGCCGGCGGCACCCTGGTGTTCCAGGGCCTGGAGTGGAACATCCCGGCCGCCGAGCACGGCACCGTGATCGTGCACCCCGGCCGCAACGAGGTCGCGGTGCTCAAGGAGTTCGAGACCAACTACGACGGCCGCACCCAGAACGCCGGCGCCCCGACGCCCGCCAACGAGGCACTGGCCATCTCCGGCATCAACTTCCTGGCCGATGCCATGGGCCGCAAGCGAATCGAGGACGTGCTCTTCCTCGCCAACCACCCCGCCCGCAAGGGCCTGGACTCCCCGCACGAGATCCGCGGCTGGCGCGACGCGCAACCCCGCATCGCCGTCGGCATGGAAGGCGCCCCCGGCCACCAGGCCGCCGGGATCCCCAAACCACACGGCCCCGGCGGCGCCCGCGGCTACTACGACTCCAGCCCCGGCGCGGATTCCTGGCCCGGCTATCCCCTGGAGTCCTACCGCACCTTCGGCGGCTTCGACTGGATGACCGCCACCGTCGGCGGCCTGTGGGACAGCCTCCTGGCCGAGGGCAAACCCTGGTGGATCACCGCGAACTCGGACTCGCACAGCGTGTACGCCGACACCGCCGTCCGCGGCCCCAACACCGACTACAACACCCACGGCAAACACGCCGACCCCGTCCACGGCGGCAAACCCGACCTCAACTCCGGCGACTTCTTCCCCGGCTACTACAGCCGCACCCACGTAGGAGCCCGCGACCACTCCTACGGCGCGGTCATGGACGCCATCCGGGCAGGCAGGGTCTGGGTCGACCACGGCGCCCTGCTCGCCGGCCTGGACGTCCAGCTCCGCACCACCGACCGCTGGGCCCAGCGAACCCAGTCCCTGGGCGGAGTCCTGCACGCCCGCCGAGGAACCCAACTCGAACTGGTCATCACCATCGACCAAGCCCGCCTTCCCAACTGGGCCTGCTTCATCCCGAAGCTGGCCCGAGTAGACCTCATCCAGGGCAAAGTCACCGGCCCCGCCACCGACCGCGACACCTTCACCGCCCCCGACACCAAGGTGACCCAGTCCTTCGAGGTCAAAACCGACGGCACCCTGCGCATCACCCACCAGCTAGGACGCCTGGACCAGCCGTTCTACCTGCGCCTGCGCGGCACCGACGGCAACCGGCAAGCAGTAGGCCCGCGTGGGGCGGCGGTAGACCCACACGGCCCCGCGATGGACGTAATCGGAGACGCCGACCCCTGGAGGGACCTGTGGTTCTACACCAACCCGATCTGGGCACTGCCATGGTGA